In one Aestuariirhabdus haliotis genomic region, the following are encoded:
- a CDS encoding helix-turn-helix domain-containing protein — protein MDQANQYLASTLRQLRQHRGWSLDRTAQETGVSKAMLGQIERGESSPTIATLWKIAGGFHCSLSTFLDTPQGSLSAEIRTIAELRQRPAQDEMLVAPLFPFNIEQGFEWFELSLPPGYERLSEPHECGVTEYVVVLKGSIELFIDQQWVTLETGNALRFAADQPHGYRNRNETQAVFHNLIRYPDKVK, from the coding sequence ATGGATCAGGCCAATCAGTACCTGGCATCAACACTTCGCCAGCTACGGCAACACCGGGGCTGGAGTCTGGACCGCACCGCACAGGAAACCGGGGTCAGTAAGGCTATGCTCGGCCAGATTGAACGAGGGGAATCCAGCCCGACCATCGCAACCCTGTGGAAAATTGCCGGCGGCTTTCATTGTTCGCTATCGACATTCCTCGATACTCCCCAGGGTTCATTATCTGCAGAAATTCGCACAATAGCAGAACTACGCCAGCGACCCGCCCAGGATGAGATGTTGGTAGCCCCTCTATTTCCCTTCAATATCGAGCAGGGTTTCGAATGGTTCGAGCTGAGTTTACCGCCAGGCTATGAGCGCTTGTCAGAGCCCCACGAATGCGGTGTGACGGAATACGTCGTGGTATTAAAGGGATCTATTGAACTGTTTATCGACCAACAATGGGTCACCCTGGAGACGGGAAACGCCCTGCGCTTTGCTGCCGACCAACCTCATGGTTACCGTAATCGCAACGAGACCCAGGCGGTCTTTCATAACCTGATCCGATACCCGGACAAAGTAAAATAA
- a CDS encoding RNA-binding S4 domain-containing protein, which translates to MRTIEIIREPVELFKILKFEGMVASGGDAKSAIAEGQVLVNGEVETRKRRKMLSGDVLEFHGEQFTLQLHE; encoded by the coding sequence ATGAGAACCATCGAAATTATCCGAGAGCCCGTCGAGCTGTTTAAGATCCTTAAATTCGAAGGGATGGTCGCCAGCGGTGGTGATGCAAAGTCTGCCATCGCCGAAGGGCAGGTATTGGTCAATGGCGAGGTTGAAACTCGCAAGCGCCGCAAGATGTTATCGGGCGATGTGCTCGAATTCCACGGTGAGCAATTTACGCTTCAGTTACACGAGTAG
- a CDS encoding VF530 family protein, translating into MTDTQPNNPLHGITLEQIVTQLEAHYGWDELGRKISIRCFTHDPSVKSSLKFLRKTPWAREKVEALYILTQQSVYKR; encoded by the coding sequence GTGACTGATACCCAACCTAACAATCCATTGCATGGTATTACCCTGGAGCAGATCGTGACCCAGCTTGAAGCGCACTATGGTTGGGATGAACTGGGGCGGAAGATTTCTATCCGTTGTTTTACCCACGATCCTTCGGTGAAGTCGAGTCTGAAGTTTTTGCGCAAAACCCCCTGGGCACGGGAAAAAGTCGAGGCGCTTTATATCTTGACCCAGCAGAGCGTCTACAAGCGTTGA
- a CDS encoding VOC family protein produces MLHGVCLGTNDLARAGVFYDRLLASVGMVRTMEVDNEIGYGPAGGKSCFWVLTPYDGQAASFGNGTQVTFRATSNTAVDGFHRLAIELGGIDEGAPGFRYRPRYYGAYCRDLDGNKLHVMFEADAEGTGRD; encoded by the coding sequence ATGTTGCATGGTGTTTGTCTGGGGACCAATGATCTGGCACGGGCGGGTGTATTTTACGATCGACTGCTGGCCAGTGTGGGTATGGTGAGGACGATGGAAGTCGATAATGAAATTGGCTATGGTCCAGCCGGTGGGAAGAGCTGCTTTTGGGTTCTGACACCCTATGATGGACAGGCGGCATCGTTCGGTAATGGTACTCAGGTGACCTTTCGAGCGACCAGTAATACCGCGGTAGATGGCTTTCATCGGTTGGCTATCGAGTTAGGCGGCATTGATGAAGGCGCGCCGGGATTTCGTTATCGGCCTCGGTATTATGGCGCCTACTGTCGCGACCTGGATGGTAATAAACTGCACGTGATGTTCGAAGCCGACGCAGAGGGGACTGGTCGTGACTGA
- the otnC gene encoding 3-oxo-tetronate 4-phosphate decarboxylase: MMYSETEGRQELVRVGRSLFERGLTRGASANISVRLESGFLITPTNSCIGFLEADKLSLLDYRGEWVSGERPSKEFILHRAFYDQRSDAGAVIHLHSPYSTALSCLDVPDEHLFPPLTPYLLIRLGQVKRVPYFAPGDDRLAAAVAGVAGQTAGVLMANHGPIVAGTDLNSAMYAIEELEESARITLLLNNQPVNLIPESEVEALRIRYGHQPAHGE, from the coding sequence ATGATGTATTCGGAAACGGAAGGTCGGCAGGAGCTGGTGCGGGTTGGCCGATCTCTATTTGAACGTGGCTTGACCCGGGGCGCTTCTGCCAATATCAGCGTACGTCTGGAGAGCGGTTTCCTTATTACACCGACCAACTCCTGCATCGGTTTTCTGGAGGCCGATAAGCTCAGTTTGCTGGATTATCGTGGCGAATGGGTCAGTGGTGAGAGACCCTCGAAAGAGTTTATTTTGCATCGGGCGTTTTACGATCAGCGTAGCGATGCCGGGGCCGTGATTCATCTGCACAGTCCCTATTCGACGGCCCTGTCCTGCCTCGACGTGCCCGATGAACACTTATTTCCACCGTTAACGCCCTACCTACTGATCCGTCTGGGTCAGGTGAAGCGAGTGCCCTATTTTGCCCCTGGCGATGATCGTCTGGCCGCCGCAGTGGCCGGAGTTGCCGGTCAAACGGCCGGCGTCCTGATGGCGAATCATGGGCCGATTGTGGCGGGGACGGATCTCAACAGCGCCATGTACGCCATTGAGGAGCTGGAAGAGAGTGCGCGTATTACCCTATTACTGAACAACCAGCCGGTGAATCTGATTCCTGAGTCGGAGGTGGAAGCGTTGCGGATTCGTTATGGCCATCAACCCGCACACGGCGAATAG
- the otnK gene encoding 3-oxo-tetronate kinase, producing the protein MPKLRLGCVADDFTGASDMASFLVKGGLNTEMIDGVPDKNWHPAPETQAVVIALKSRTAPVADAVKQSLASFQWLRNQADNCQLFFKYCSTFDSTEQGNIGPVIDAVLQAFDLHTALVSPALPVNGRTVYRGHLFVNGQQLSDSSMRFHPLTPMRESNLCSLMECQGQHQAVNLPHTIIEQGEPAIRAWLQQLTTDQCYLVADHFNDRHADSLAQAFSDQPFLSGSSGLAEMLARQHGRNNSETGELSLTAPGRALVLAGSCSEATRGQVAYFLKHFPGRRMDPARLVSGEETVDHIWQWLLEQGDQPCLLYSSDTPEQVSQAQSRLGHKISDLLESVFSELAQRARSAGFGRLIVAGGETSGAVTQALDLRSFRVGPSVAPGVPVIQPLAQPDLLLVLKSGNFGDEQFFTKAIQLTEAGMTG; encoded by the coding sequence ATGCCAAAGCTAAGGCTGGGTTGCGTCGCCGATGATTTTACGGGAGCCAGTGATATGGCCTCGTTTCTGGTCAAGGGTGGTCTCAACACAGAGATGATTGACGGCGTGCCGGATAAAAACTGGCATCCGGCACCAGAAACGCAAGCGGTTGTTATCGCACTGAAATCCCGAACGGCGCCGGTAGCGGATGCGGTGAAGCAATCCCTGGCCAGTTTTCAGTGGTTGCGCAACCAGGCTGACAATTGTCAGTTGTTCTTCAAATACTGCTCGACCTTTGACTCGACCGAGCAGGGCAATATAGGACCGGTCATCGATGCGGTATTACAGGCATTTGATCTGCATACGGCGCTGGTGAGCCCTGCTTTGCCGGTTAATGGTCGCACGGTGTATCGAGGCCATCTGTTTGTTAATGGCCAGCAGCTCTCGGACAGTAGCATGCGTTTTCATCCCCTGACGCCGATGCGAGAGTCGAACCTATGCTCCTTGATGGAATGCCAGGGGCAGCATCAGGCCGTAAACCTGCCCCATACGATTATTGAACAGGGTGAGCCCGCAATTCGGGCCTGGTTGCAACAATTGACCACAGATCAGTGCTATCTGGTAGCCGATCACTTTAATGACCGGCACGCCGACTCGCTGGCTCAAGCGTTTTCTGATCAGCCCTTCCTGTCGGGTAGTTCCGGTCTGGCGGAAATGCTGGCCCGGCAGCATGGGAGAAATAACTCGGAGACCGGTGAGCTATCTCTTACTGCCCCGGGGCGTGCATTGGTGTTGGCGGGCAGTTGTTCAGAGGCGACGCGAGGGCAGGTAGCGTATTTCCTGAAGCATTTTCCGGGACGACGAATGGATCCTGCTCGACTGGTCAGCGGAGAAGAGACGGTTGATCATATCTGGCAGTGGTTGCTCGAACAGGGGGACCAGCCTTGCTTGCTGTACAGCTCTGATACGCCTGAGCAGGTTAGCCAAGCGCAATCCAGACTCGGTCATAAGATTTCAGATTTATTGGAGTCAGTCTTTTCCGAACTGGCGCAGCGAGCGCGCAGTGCAGGGTTTGGTCGTCTTATTGTGGCGGGTGGCGAAACCTCTGGCGCGGTCACCCAGGCGCTGGATTTGCGCAGCTTTCGCGTGGGTCCATCGGTCGCCCCCGGGGTTCCGGTGATTCAGCCACTGGCGCAGCCGGATCTGCTGCTGGTGCTGAAATCGGGTAATTTCGGTGATGAGCAGTTCTTCACGAAAGCCATACAGCTGACTGAGGCAGGCATGACCGGTTAA
- a CDS encoding GntR family transcriptional regulator has translation MMNSPSTKKPKLSEQVFDRLREMVLHNELKVGNYYLEQELAEQLGTSRTPLREAAIRLEQEGLVNIIPRRGVFIRPVSAKEMKEIYEVLSCLEVAAIKSVCRQKLAGERLAELEAAQTAMKEALAKDDLECWALNDKRFHQLLVEFSDNHELSRLVNGYWDKTDRVRNLTLRLRKPPQQSTEEHREVIEALKAGDAEHASQLHIQHRQRASDELTKLLEVLDHAFG, from the coding sequence ATGATGAACAGCCCCAGTACCAAGAAGCCCAAATTGTCCGAACAGGTGTTCGATCGCCTGCGAGAAATGGTTTTACACAACGAACTCAAGGTGGGTAATTACTATCTCGAGCAGGAACTGGCAGAGCAGCTAGGCACATCCCGTACGCCACTGCGTGAGGCGGCCATTCGCCTGGAACAGGAAGGGCTGGTCAATATCATTCCCCGGCGCGGCGTCTTTATTCGCCCGGTTTCGGCCAAGGAGATGAAGGAGATCTACGAAGTGCTCTCTTGCCTGGAGGTCGCGGCAATCAAATCAGTCTGTCGCCAAAAACTGGCCGGGGAAAGGCTAGCGGAACTGGAAGCCGCACAAACAGCGATGAAAGAAGCCTTGGCTAAAGATGACCTGGAATGCTGGGCTTTGAACGACAAACGCTTTCATCAGTTACTGGTCGAATTTTCCGATAACCACGAGCTGAGCCGACTGGTGAATGGTTACTGGGATAAAACCGACCGTGTACGCAACCTGACCCTGCGCTTGCGCAAGCCACCCCAGCAATCCACCGAGGAACACCGTGAGGTGATCGAAGCCCTGAAAGCGGGGGATGCCGAACACGCCTCGCAGTTGCACATTCAGCATCGTCAGCGTGCCTCGGATGAATTAACCAAACTGCTCGAGGTACTGGATCACGCTTTCGGCTAG
- the hisF gene encoding imidazole glycerol phosphate synthase subunit HisF — protein sequence MGLAKRIIPCLDVENGRVVKGVQFVDIRDAGDPVEVAKRYDEQGADEITFLDITASHEGRDTTVHTVERMASEVFIPLTVGGGIRKIEDIRTMLNAGADKVAINTAAVFTPEFVGEAAARFGSQCIVVAIDAKMVSQPGESDRWEIFTHGGRKPTGLDAVEWAAKMEALGAGEILLTSMDQDGVKQGYDLGVTRAISDRIGIPVIASGGVGNLDHLVDGITQGGADAVLAASIFHFGEYSVPEAKAYMASRGIEMRL from the coding sequence ATGGGTCTGGCGAAACGCATTATACCCTGCCTCGATGTTGAAAACGGGCGCGTGGTGAAAGGGGTTCAGTTTGTCGATATCCGCGATGCGGGCGATCCGGTCGAGGTTGCCAAGCGTTACGATGAGCAGGGTGCCGACGAGATCACCTTTCTCGATATTACCGCCAGTCACGAGGGTCGTGATACCACCGTACACACCGTTGAGCGCATGGCCAGTGAAGTGTTTATTCCGCTAACCGTTGGCGGTGGCATTCGCAAGATCGAGGATATCCGTACCATGCTTAACGCCGGTGCCGATAAGGTTGCGATCAATACCGCCGCAGTGTTTACCCCGGAATTTGTTGGCGAGGCCGCTGCCCGCTTTGGTTCCCAATGCATTGTGGTCGCGATTGACGCCAAGATGGTCAGCCAACCGGGAGAGTCGGATCGTTGGGAGATCTTTACCCACGGCGGTCGCAAACCCACGGGGCTGGACGCGGTCGAATGGGCGGCGAAAATGGAAGCCCTGGGCGCCGGAGAAATTCTGCTGACCAGTATGGATCAGGACGGGGTCAAACAGGGCTATGATCTGGGCGTTACCCGGGCCATCAGTGATCGCATTGGTATTCCGGTCATCGCCTCCGGCGGTGTTGGTAATCTCGATCACCTGGTCGATGGCATTACCCAGGGTGGTGCCGATGCGGTGCTGGCCGCGAGTATTTTTCACTTTGGTGAATACAGTGTGCCCGAAGCCAAGGCCTATATGGCGTCCCGCGGCATCGAGATGCGCCTCTGA
- the hisA gene encoding 1-(5-phosphoribosyl)-5-[(5-phosphoribosylamino)methylideneamino]imidazole-4-carboxamide isomerase encodes MLIIPAIDLKDGACVRLRQGLMEDATVFTDRPADAAKRWVDAGCRRLHLVDLNGAFAGEPVNGEVVREIAAAYPDLPVQIGGGIRSLETIESYVRAGVSYVIIGTKAVKEPEFVGEACRAFPGKVIVGLDAKDGFVATDGWAEVSDQPVVELARKFESDGVESIVYTDIARDGMMQGVNVEATLKLAQSVNIPIIASGGITNMDDIRALKSVAAQGILGAITGRAIYEGTLDVAEAQQFCDKG; translated from the coding sequence ATGCTAATTATCCCTGCTATTGACCTTAAAGATGGTGCCTGTGTGCGCCTGCGCCAGGGGCTGATGGAAGACGCCACCGTGTTTACCGATCGCCCGGCCGACGCTGCCAAGCGTTGGGTCGATGCCGGCTGCCGCCGCCTGCACCTGGTGGATCTTAATGGGGCTTTTGCCGGTGAGCCGGTTAACGGCGAAGTGGTACGGGAAATTGCCGCCGCTTACCCTGATCTGCCGGTCCAGATTGGTGGCGGCATTCGCTCCCTCGAAACCATCGAATCCTATGTGCGGGCCGGGGTCTCCTACGTCATCATCGGCACCAAGGCGGTCAAGGAGCCCGAGTTTGTCGGCGAAGCCTGCCGCGCGTTTCCGGGCAAGGTGATTGTCGGGCTGGATGCCAAAGACGGCTTTGTTGCCACCGACGGCTGGGCCGAGGTATCAGATCAACCGGTGGTCGAGCTGGCCCGCAAGTTTGAGTCGGATGGCGTCGAGTCGATTGTCTACACGGACATCGCTCGCGATGGCATGATGCAGGGCGTGAACGTGGAAGCCACGTTGAAGCTGGCGCAGAGCGTTAACATTCCGATTATTGCCTCTGGCGGCATTACCAATATGGATGATATTCGAGCGCTCAAGAGCGTTGCTGCCCAGGGCATTCTGGGTGCTATCACCGGGCGCGCGATTTACGAAGGCACGCTGGATGTTGCCGAAGCCCAACAGTTCTGCGACAAGGGCTAA
- the hisH gene encoding imidazole glycerol phosphate synthase subunit HisH → MKTIAVIDYGMGNLHSAAKALEHVSDANTRVLVTPDAETILAADRVLFPGVGAIRDCMAEIRRLGVDDIVREVVKNKPVLAICVGMQALFERSEENDGVDCIGLLPGEVKFFGRDLKEANGERLKVPHMGWNQVEQVIDHPLCAGIENRARFYFVHSYYARAAQANQVVGRCHYGTDFDVMIADGHLFATQFHPEKSAADGLRLLQNFVNWQP, encoded by the coding sequence ATGAAAACGATCGCAGTAATCGACTATGGCATGGGCAATCTGCATTCCGCCGCCAAGGCGCTTGAGCATGTCAGCGATGCCAACACCCGGGTGCTGGTAACCCCCGATGCGGAGACCATCCTGGCGGCCGATCGCGTGTTATTTCCCGGGGTCGGGGCTATTCGTGATTGCATGGCCGAGATTCGCCGTCTGGGTGTGGATGACATTGTTCGTGAAGTGGTGAAAAACAAGCCGGTGCTGGCCATCTGTGTTGGTATGCAGGCCCTGTTTGAGCGCAGCGAAGAGAATGATGGCGTGGACTGCATCGGTTTGTTACCCGGCGAGGTCAAGTTTTTTGGTCGTGACCTCAAGGAAGCCAATGGCGAGCGCCTCAAGGTGCCGCATATGGGCTGGAACCAGGTCGAGCAGGTGATCGATCATCCTCTGTGTGCGGGTATCGAAAACCGGGCCCGGTTTTACTTTGTCCACAGCTATTATGCGAGAGCGGCTCAGGCGAACCAGGTGGTCGGTCGTTGCCATTACGGTACCGATTTCGATGTCATGATCGCCGATGGTCACCTGTTTGCGACCCAGTTTCATCCCGAGAAGAGTGCTGCCGACGGCCTGCGCCTGCTCCAGAATTTTGTTAACTGGCAACCCTGA
- the hisB gene encoding imidazoleglycerol-phosphate dehydratase HisB: protein MSDRVASVERNTLETQIRVTINLDGQGRSQFDTGVPFLDHMMDQIARHGMIDIDVTAKGDNEIDDHHTVEDIGITLGQAFAKALGDKKGITRYGHSYVPLDEALSRVVIDFSGRPGLDYNITFTRARIGNFDVDLFQEFFQGFVNHALLTLHIDNLRGINSHHQAETVFKAFGRALRMAVEPDPRMAGVMPSTKGTL, encoded by the coding sequence ATGAGCGACCGCGTCGCCAGCGTCGAACGCAATACCCTGGAAACCCAGATCCGTGTCACCATTAATCTGGATGGCCAGGGCCGTAGCCAGTTTGATACCGGCGTTCCCTTTCTCGATCATATGATGGACCAGATCGCCCGCCACGGCATGATCGATATCGATGTCACCGCCAAGGGCGACAACGAAATCGACGATCACCACACTGTCGAAGATATCGGTATCACGCTGGGACAGGCCTTTGCCAAGGCGTTGGGCGACAAGAAGGGCATCACCCGTTATGGCCACAGTTATGTGCCTCTGGATGAAGCCCTGTCACGGGTCGTAATCGATTTTTCCGGTCGTCCCGGGCTGGACTACAACATCACCTTTACCCGTGCCCGTATCGGCAATTTTGACGTTGACCTGTTCCAGGAGTTTTTCCAGGGTTTCGTTAACCACGCCCTGCTGACATTACACATCGACAACCTGCGCGGTATCAACAGCCACCACCAGGCCGAAACCGTGTTCAAGGCCTTCGGCCGTGCGTTGCGTATGGCGGTGGAACCCGATCCGCGTATGGCGGGTGTTATGCCCTCGACCAAGGGAACGCTCTAG
- a CDS encoding NAD(P)/FAD-dependent oxidoreductase, whose protein sequence is MEQVELAIIGAGAVGLAVARAMALRGQESFVLEQHQQIGFETSSRNSEVIHAGIYYPTGSLKAQLCVRGKDLLYEYCAQQEIPHRRCGKLIVACDASEHSQLNTIEARAIANGVTDLQWLDGSAVHEREPELRAHSALWSPSTGIIDSHAFMQSCQFEAERLGTMCLLDTRVVGLAHTGKEFIVQAVTAGEEYEFACHQLINCAGLHAQTLASQLGGYDTNLIPELHYCKGHYFSLSGARPFNHLIYPVPERNTTGLGIHATLTLDGQVRFGPDTRYVDELDYSVPADLAETYYRTIRRYYPGLADHSLQADYSGIRPKLQGPGEPFADFCLQGPESHGVPGLLHCFGIESPGLTAAMAIAEQLVQRLDPNP, encoded by the coding sequence ATGGAGCAGGTAGAACTGGCCATCATTGGCGCCGGCGCCGTGGGCCTCGCGGTCGCACGAGCCATGGCCCTGCGCGGCCAGGAAAGCTTTGTTCTGGAACAGCACCAGCAGATTGGTTTCGAAACCAGCAGCCGCAACAGCGAAGTGATCCACGCCGGCATCTACTACCCAACCGGCTCACTCAAGGCGCAGCTGTGCGTGCGCGGCAAGGACCTGCTCTACGAGTACTGTGCGCAGCAGGAGATTCCCCATCGACGCTGCGGCAAACTGATAGTCGCCTGCGATGCCAGCGAACATTCGCAACTGAACACCATCGAAGCCCGAGCCATCGCCAACGGCGTCACCGACCTGCAATGGCTCGACGGCTCAGCCGTGCACGAACGCGAGCCCGAACTCAGGGCCCACAGCGCTCTCTGGTCCCCGTCGACCGGCATCATCGATAGTCATGCTTTTATGCAAAGCTGCCAGTTCGAGGCCGAACGCCTGGGCACCATGTGCTTGCTCGATACCCGCGTGGTTGGACTGGCGCATACGGGCAAGGAGTTTATCGTCCAGGCGGTCACCGCGGGGGAAGAATACGAATTTGCCTGCCATCAGCTGATCAATTGCGCCGGGCTGCATGCACAAACCCTGGCCAGCCAACTTGGCGGCTACGATACCAACCTGATCCCTGAGCTGCATTACTGCAAGGGGCACTATTTCTCACTGAGCGGTGCGCGCCCCTTTAACCATCTGATCTATCCCGTCCCGGAACGCAACACCACTGGCCTAGGCATCCACGCCACCCTGACCCTCGACGGTCAGGTGCGGTTTGGCCCCGATACCCGCTACGTCGACGAGCTCGATTATTCCGTACCAGCCGACCTGGCCGAGACCTATTACCGTACCATTCGACGCTACTACCCAGGGCTGGCCGATCACAGCCTACAAGCCGATTACTCCGGTATTCGCCCCAAGCTGCAAGGTCCGGGAGAGCCCTTTGCCGACTTTTGCCTGCAGGGGCCAGAAAGCCATGGCGTACCAGGTTTACTGCACTGTTTTGGTATCGAAAGTCCGGGACTGACCGCCGCCATGGCGATCGCCGAACAGCTGGTCCAACGGTTGGATCCCAACCCATAA
- a CDS encoding AsmA family protein, translating to MKTLLKVSLIILALVALLLIAALVIIPLLVNPNDYKPQLQQLVHEQTGMELVIDGDIGLSIFPVLGFELEQLALTNQQQPLAQLGYARAALRLLPLLSGTVEMQALELDGLDLNLVKDAQGQANWTLPPASSQQPQPVTKQPPTDNTAVTQAAPQEQASDQQPIALNIDQVRILNISVHYRDQQQGQDYRLDKMSLQTGAIVPGQPFALELEFNLTSQSPVLGLQTRLSAQTQFDLIGQRYRLNQLQLDGQLSGEATASKTVPISLQGDIDLDLNRDTLRLDNLALSLANLKAFSTLQVASLEPIKYQGQVELPAFDLKALLDALGQPAIDTRNPKALKAISLQADLSGNDNSVAFNKLSLGLDNSQFNGQVSLPDIANQALRFTLKGDHLNLDDYQPPTNDQSGSDNPAASGSDTSQQQRTTKPSWDDSPLLPVETLKTLNIIGALTLDQLVASGVTVSEADLKFSARKGLLKLERLSGTAFDGQFNKNATLDLNRSPITISANVTMEKVDISEVLKLATPEEPAARGRASINTRITARGNSQYKIINSLNGTTRFNISEGALLGSNLNKLVCSAVARVRKKDLAEQQWADETPFKQLGGSFNIVNGVATNRDLIASMNNLKLGGDGAINLPKRRFDYHLGLTLLGNQADQDEACQINEQYGDIVWPVRCRGPFDGGQGQCGIDQERLANEIGKQAVREGKKRLNKKLDKVFKKWFEKKD from the coding sequence ATGAAAACCCTGCTCAAAGTTAGCTTGATTATTCTGGCCCTGGTGGCCCTGTTGCTGATAGCGGCTCTGGTGATCATTCCCCTGCTGGTCAATCCCAACGACTATAAGCCCCAGTTGCAACAACTGGTGCATGAGCAAACGGGTATGGAGCTGGTGATCGATGGCGATATCGGGTTGTCGATCTTTCCCGTATTGGGCTTTGAACTGGAACAGTTAGCGCTTACCAACCAACAGCAACCGTTAGCACAACTGGGTTATGCCCGAGCAGCCTTAAGGTTACTGCCGTTGCTGTCTGGCACCGTTGAAATGCAGGCGCTGGAGCTGGACGGCCTGGATCTCAACCTGGTTAAGGATGCCCAGGGCCAGGCCAACTGGACACTGCCCCCCGCCTCATCGCAACAGCCTCAACCAGTCACCAAGCAGCCACCCACTGACAATACTGCCGTGACACAAGCTGCCCCTCAGGAGCAAGCCAGCGATCAGCAACCGATTGCACTCAATATCGATCAGGTTCGCATTCTCAATATCTCTGTTCACTACCGCGATCAGCAACAGGGTCAAGACTATCGGCTTGACAAGATGAGCCTGCAGACCGGAGCGATTGTTCCCGGACAACCCTTCGCGCTTGAACTCGAATTCAATCTGACCAGCCAGTCTCCAGTGCTCGGCTTACAAACCCGGCTCAGCGCACAGACCCAATTTGATCTGATCGGCCAACGTTATCGCCTGAATCAGCTGCAGCTGGATGGCCAACTCAGCGGCGAAGCCACCGCCAGCAAAACCGTTCCGATCTCGTTGCAGGGTGATATCGACCTGGACCTGAATCGTGACACCCTGCGGCTCGACAATCTCGCCCTGAGCCTGGCCAACCTGAAGGCTTTCAGCACCTTGCAGGTCGCCTCCCTCGAGCCCATAAAATATCAGGGACAGGTTGAGCTGCCCGCCTTTGACCTCAAGGCCCTGCTTGACGCGCTGGGCCAACCGGCCATCGATACCCGCAACCCCAAGGCACTGAAAGCCATCTCATTGCAGGCCGACCTCAGTGGCAATGACAACAGTGTCGCCTTCAATAAGCTGTCACTTGGCCTCGACAACAGTCAGTTCAACGGCCAGGTTTCTCTGCCCGATATCGCTAACCAGGCATTGCGGTTCACCCTGAAAGGCGACCACCTCAACCTTGATGATTATCAGCCACCCACCAACGACCAGAGCGGCTCCGACAACCCGGCAGCCAGCGGCTCTGACACCTCCCAACAACAGCGCACCACCAAGCCATCCTGGGATGACAGCCCCCTGTTGCCCGTTGAGACCCTCAAGACCCTGAACATCATTGGCGCCCTCACTCTGGATCAGCTGGTCGCCAGCGGCGTCACCGTCAGCGAAGCGGACCTTAAATTCAGCGCCCGGAAAGGCTTGTTAAAACTGGAGCGTCTGAGCGGCACCGCCTTCGATGGCCAGTTCAATAAAAACGCCACCCTGGACCTGAACCGCAGCCCTATCACCATCAGCGCCAACGTCACGATGGAAAAAGTCGATATCAGCGAAGTGCTAAAATTGGCAACGCCCGAGGAACCGGCCGCTCGAGGTCGGGCCAGCATCAACACCCGCATTACCGCTCGCGGCAATAGCCAATACAAGATTATCAACAGCCTCAACGGCACCACTCGTTTTAACATCAGCGAAGGCGCCCTGCTGGGGAGCAACCTTAACAAGCTGGTATGCAGTGCCGTGGCGCGCGTGCGCAAAAAGGACCTGGCTGAACAGCAATGGGCGGATGAAACCCCCTTCAAACAACTTGGAGGCAGCTTTAACATTGTTAACGGTGTCGCCACTAACAGGGACCTGATCGCCTCCATGAACAACCTCAAACTGGGTGGTGACGGCGCTATCAATCTGCCGAAAAGGCGCTTTGATTACCACCTGGGGCTGACCCTTCTGGGCAATCAGGCGGACCAGGACGAAGCCTGCCAGATCAACGAGCAGTATGGTGATATCGTCTGGCCTGTGCGCTGTCGAGGCCCCTTCGACGGCGGCCAGGGTCAGTGCGGAATCGATCAGGAGCGTCTGGCTAATGAAATCGGGAAACAGGCCGTCCGCGAAGGCAAAAAACGCCTCAACAAAAAGCTCGATAAAGTGTTCAAGAAATGGTTCGAGAAAAAAGACTGA